Proteins encoded in a region of the Streptomyces sp. NBC_00258 genome:
- a CDS encoding phosphotransferase family protein, with amino-acid sequence MISGSGGGQDGGTEFTADGLEVVLREACGTAGLDPDGAELLRLGSNAVYRLSASPVIVRVARDPDVLEEMERAVRVARWLEAEDLPATRVPARVTQPLVVGGRVVTFWESVQEHEEYATVGELADLLRRLHWLEEPESLRLPYFDPFAKLWGSLRQMDGVTADDRAFLEERAGKLNKDYDRLDFVLPFGMIHGDANIGNVLRHRDGQAVLIDLDGFALAPREWDLILTAIYYERYGWHTRAQYEEFVHRYGFDLMNWPGYEVLADLRELMMVVWVGHQVATSERSADEFARRVRALRTGGSRKDWQPF; translated from the coding sequence ATGATCTCGGGCAGCGGCGGGGGCCAGGACGGCGGTACGGAGTTCACGGCAGACGGCCTTGAGGTGGTCCTGCGAGAGGCGTGCGGGACGGCAGGACTGGACCCCGACGGCGCTGAGTTGCTGCGGCTCGGCTCCAACGCCGTATACCGCTTATCGGCGTCGCCGGTCATCGTCCGCGTTGCTCGCGACCCCGATGTCCTGGAGGAGATGGAGCGGGCCGTACGGGTTGCCCGATGGCTGGAGGCGGAGGACCTTCCAGCAACTCGGGTGCCGGCCAGGGTGACGCAACCCTTGGTGGTCGGCGGCCGGGTCGTGACGTTCTGGGAGAGCGTGCAGGAGCACGAGGAGTACGCCACGGTGGGTGAGCTGGCCGACCTGCTCCGCCGCTTGCACTGGCTCGAAGAGCCGGAGTCCCTGAGGCTCCCGTACTTCGACCCCTTCGCGAAGCTCTGGGGGTCGCTCCGGCAGATGGACGGCGTAACGGCGGACGACCGCGCGTTCCTGGAGGAACGAGCCGGAAAGCTGAACAAGGACTACGACCGGCTGGACTTCGTGCTCCCGTTCGGGATGATCCACGGGGACGCCAACATAGGCAACGTACTCCGCCACCGAGACGGCCAAGCGGTCCTCATCGACCTCGACGGCTTCGCGCTGGCTCCTCGCGAGTGGGATCTGATCCTCACCGCGATCTACTACGAGCGGTACGGCTGGCACACGCGGGCACAGTACGAGGAGTTCGTCCACCGGTACGGCTTCGACCTGATGAACTGGCCGGGCTACGAAGTACTCGCTGATCTGCGCGAGTTGATGATGGTCGTCTGGGTCGGGCACCAGGTCGCCACGAGCGAGCGGTCCGCCGACGAGTTCGCCCGCCGCGTTCGCGCCCTGCGCACGGGCGGCAGTCGGAAGGACTGGCAGCCGTTCTGA
- a CDS encoding bifunctional DNA primase/polymerase produces the protein MTRRGVEWLSAAADDPEMCRARWADDPRGPRMLPTGRLFDVVAIDQRIGLETFDLLVRRQMPLGPVMIDHAARRVGFFLNSRWQGRFVRFLARATDNPPPYRYLGDNSFVVVPGPMPMSGDRYQWLRAPVRRPEADPLRAVALAFMFVAAADLLARVDHYSEQYPNPEAATAEVLEAAANEQ, from the coding sequence ATGACCAGAAGAGGCGTCGAGTGGCTGTCTGCTGCCGCTGACGATCCGGAGATGTGCAGGGCGCGGTGGGCGGACGATCCGCGTGGGCCGCGAATGCTGCCGACGGGCCGTCTCTTCGATGTCGTGGCGATCGACCAGCGCATCGGCTTGGAAACCTTCGATCTGCTCGTACGCCGGCAAATGCCGCTCGGCCCGGTCATGATCGACCACGCGGCCCGACGGGTCGGGTTCTTCCTCAACTCCCGTTGGCAGGGACGCTTTGTCCGCTTCCTGGCCAGGGCGACCGACAACCCACCGCCGTACAGGTACCTGGGCGACAACTCGTTCGTCGTGGTGCCTGGCCCCATGCCCATGTCGGGCGACCGCTACCAATGGCTCCGAGCTCCGGTCCGCCGGCCAGAGGCCGACCCACTACGTGCAGTTGCGCTGGCCTTCATGTTCGTGGCCGCTGCTGACCTCCTCGCGCGGGTCGATCACTACAGCGAGCAATACCCGAACCCTGAGGCTGCGACGGCCGAAGTCCTGGAGGCGGCGGCCAATGAACAGTGA